CTCGACAACGCCGTGCTCGGCCAGCTGCTGCGCACCCTCAATCCCGAGGAGCTCAAGCAGGTTTCCGGCGACGTATTCGGCCGCATCTACGAATACTTCCTGACCCAGTTCGCCGATCAGAAAGCCCACGACGGCGGCGAGTTCTTCACCCCGGTCTCGCTGGTCTCGCTCATCGCCAACGTCATCGAACCGGCCGACGGCACGGTGCTCGATCCGGCCTGCGGCTCGGGCGGCATGTTCGTGCAGAGCGCCCGGGTGGTGGAGCGGCGGCACGAAAACCCCACCGAGAAGCTCACCTTCTACGGCCTGGAAAAGAACGCCACCACCATCCGCTTGGCCAAGATGAACCTGGCGGTGCACGGCCTGGAAGGCGACATCCAGAAATCGATCACCTACTACGAAGACCCGCACGAGCTGCTGCGCAAGGCCGACTT
This genomic interval from Deltaproteobacteria bacterium contains the following:
- a CDS encoding SAM-dependent DNA methyltransferase, encoding MAQLEHIEAIEKRLWSAADTLRANSNYASNEYFLPVMGLVFLRHAYSRFLSVKDAVEAGLPTRGGKTRPLTKEDFSQKSAIFLQPKAQFDTLVAMPDSADRAKAIIDAMESIEADYENLRGVLPKSEYQELDNAVLGQLLRTLNPEELKQVSGDVFGRIYEYFLTQFADQKAHDGGEFFTPVSLVSLIANVIEPADGTVLDPACGSGGMFVQSARVVERRHENPTEKLTFYGLEKNATTIRLAKMNLAVHGLEGDIQKSITYYEDPHELLRKAD